In one Oncorhynchus masou masou isolate Uvic2021 chromosome 23, UVic_Omas_1.1, whole genome shotgun sequence genomic region, the following are encoded:
- the aimp1b gene encoding aminoacyl tRNA synthase complex-interacting multifunctional protein 1 isoform X2 yields the protein MAEKHCPPHHRPSTPGLTALGKLDPKESEMIMEYFKTQVLLLKDKELLQKTVREEKKLLVENAKLKKDISDLKILLTEKQQKKKAKAAAASKLTAPGSTAVLYAPGPNPKPGPVRERDGRRRRGERKGRRERTNSESVLEEEPRMDVSRLDLRIGRIVGVRYHPLAGALYVQEVDLGEPAPRTVVSALRHIPKEQLQGRLAVLLCNVRPCRVKGVVSTAMVLCGSAPNAHDSDNADDAQVEFLEPPTNAVPGDRVTFYDYPGEPDRELSPREKVWEQILPDLQTDSRGVATYRGVGFEVRGKGLCRAPTLTNSSIK from the exons TACACCAGGTCTGACAGCTCTGGGGAAGCTGGACCCTAAGGAGAGTGAAATGATCATGGAGTATTTCAAAACACAGGTGCTGCTGCTGAAGGACAAGGAAC TCTTGCAGAAAAcggtgagagaagagaagaagctGTTGGTTGAGAATGCTAAGCTAAAGAAAGACATCTCTGACCTGAAGATTCTACTTACTGAGAAACAACAGAAGAAGAAAG CCAAAGCAGCAGCCGCGTCCAAACTGACTGCCCCAGGGTCCACAGCTGTCCTGTATGCCCCAGGCCCCAACCCCAAACCTGGCCCCGTCAGggaaagagatgggaggaggaggagaggagagaggaagg gaaggagagagagaacaaactcTGAGTCTGTGTTAGAGGAGGAGCCTCGCATGGACGTGTCTCGCCTCGACCTGCGAATTGGTCGGATTGTTGGCGTCCGCTACCACCCATTGGCCGGGGCTCTGTATGTCCAGGAAGTGGATCTGGGAGAGCCCGCCCCCCGCACGGTGGTCAGCGCGCTACGACACATACCTAAGGAACAG ctTCAGGGTCGTCTGGCGGTGTTGCTGTGCAATGTGCGTCCCTGTCGGGTGAAAGGCGTGGTCTCCACGGCGATGGTTCTCTGTGGCTCCGCCCCTAACGCCCATGATAGCGATAACGCTGATGACGCCCAGGTGGAGTTTCTCGAGCCACCCACTAACGCTGTTCCTGGGGACAGGGTCACTTTCTACGATTATCCTG GGGAGCCAGACCGGGAGCTGAGCCCCAGAGAGAAGGTGTGGGAGCAGATCCTTCCTGATCTGCAGACGGACTCCAGGGGCGTGGCCACCTACAGGGGGGTGGGGTTTGAGGTGCGGGGGAAAGGCCTCTGTCGAGCCCCAACCCTCACCAACAGCAGTATCAAAtaa
- the aimp1b gene encoding aminoacyl tRNA synthase complex-interacting multifunctional protein 1 isoform X1 has protein sequence MAEKHCPPHHRPSSTPGLTALGKLDPKESEMIMEYFKTQVLLLKDKELLQKTVREEKKLLVENAKLKKDISDLKILLTEKQQKKKAKAAAASKLTAPGSTAVLYAPGPNPKPGPVRERDGRRRRGERKGRRERTNSESVLEEEPRMDVSRLDLRIGRIVGVRYHPLAGALYVQEVDLGEPAPRTVVSALRHIPKEQLQGRLAVLLCNVRPCRVKGVVSTAMVLCGSAPNAHDSDNADDAQVEFLEPPTNAVPGDRVTFYDYPGEPDRELSPREKVWEQILPDLQTDSRGVATYRGVGFEVRGKGLCRAPTLTNSSIK, from the exons TAGTACACCAGGTCTGACAGCTCTGGGGAAGCTGGACCCTAAGGAGAGTGAAATGATCATGGAGTATTTCAAAACACAGGTGCTGCTGCTGAAGGACAAGGAAC TCTTGCAGAAAAcggtgagagaagagaagaagctGTTGGTTGAGAATGCTAAGCTAAAGAAAGACATCTCTGACCTGAAGATTCTACTTACTGAGAAACAACAGAAGAAGAAAG CCAAAGCAGCAGCCGCGTCCAAACTGACTGCCCCAGGGTCCACAGCTGTCCTGTATGCCCCAGGCCCCAACCCCAAACCTGGCCCCGTCAGggaaagagatgggaggaggaggagaggagagaggaagg gaaggagagagagaacaaactcTGAGTCTGTGTTAGAGGAGGAGCCTCGCATGGACGTGTCTCGCCTCGACCTGCGAATTGGTCGGATTGTTGGCGTCCGCTACCACCCATTGGCCGGGGCTCTGTATGTCCAGGAAGTGGATCTGGGAGAGCCCGCCCCCCGCACGGTGGTCAGCGCGCTACGACACATACCTAAGGAACAG ctTCAGGGTCGTCTGGCGGTGTTGCTGTGCAATGTGCGTCCCTGTCGGGTGAAAGGCGTGGTCTCCACGGCGATGGTTCTCTGTGGCTCCGCCCCTAACGCCCATGATAGCGATAACGCTGATGACGCCCAGGTGGAGTTTCTCGAGCCACCCACTAACGCTGTTCCTGGGGACAGGGTCACTTTCTACGATTATCCTG GGGAGCCAGACCGGGAGCTGAGCCCCAGAGAGAAGGTGTGGGAGCAGATCCTTCCTGATCTGCAGACGGACTCCAGGGGCGTGGCCACCTACAGGGGGGTGGGGTTTGAGGTGCGGGGGAAAGGCCTCTGTCGAGCCCCAACCCTCACCAACAGCAGTATCAAAtaa